A single region of the Lycium barbarum isolate Lr01 chromosome 2, ASM1917538v2, whole genome shotgun sequence genome encodes:
- the LOC132626174 gene encoding uncharacterized protein LOC132626174: MSFPTKKAQQLKKQFHSTRKGDDETIEFYVKRLKSIADSVAAIESPISDSDMVLQLVAALPSEYEPVKKIISSKWPLPTFEEACSMVSMQERKFLQDHHEEQNTTDPRVVGEEESSAFTTLEKVGTVVGAVGIIVGAVSTVVGAVTAVGALPTVAGAVGASRMIVGGAVCAMGAVASWSVWQSQKKNYGYE; the protein is encoded by the exons ATGAGTTTTCCAACGAAGAAAGCTCAACAGCTGAAAAAGCAATTTCACAGCACAAGAAAGGGGGATGATGAAACCATTGAGTTCTATGTGAAAAGATTGAAATCCATAGCAGATTCTGTAGCAGCAATCGAGAGTCCAATATCAGATTCGGACATGGTGTTGCAACTTGTTGCTGCTTTGCCTAGTGAATACGAGCCCGTCAAGAAAATAATATCATCAAAGTGGCCTCTCCCCACTTTTGAAGAGGCTTGTTCCATGGTGTCCATGCAGGAACGCAAATTTTTGCAG GATCATCACGAGGAGCAAAATACAACTGATCCTCGTGTTGTTGGTGAAGAGGAGTCTTCTGCTTTTACTACCCTAGAGAAGGTGGGTACTGTAGTGGGTGCAGTGGGTATTATAGTGGGTGCAGTGAGTACTGTAGTGGGTGCAGTTACTGCAGTGGGTGCATTACCTACTGTAGCTGGTGCAGTGGGTGCATCGAGGATGATTGTAGGTGGTGCAGTGTGTGCAATGGGTGCAGTGGCTAGCTGGAGTGTTTGGCAgtcgcaaaaaaaaaattacggaTATGAATAG
- the LOC132626175 gene encoding uncharacterized protein LOC132626175, with amino-acid sequence MSFPTKKAQQLKMHFHSTRKGDDETIESYVKRLKSIADSLAAIDSPISDSDMVLQLLAGLPSEYEPLKKIISSRWPLPTFEDACSMVYMQERKFLQDHHEEQNTTDPRIVGEEESSGFTTLEKVGTVVRVVSTVVVTAATVAGVLPTVAGAVGAVGASRMIVGCAVCAVGAVASWKVWQSQKKLRI; translated from the exons ATGAGTTTTCCAACGAAGAAAGCTCAACAGCTTAAAATGCACTTTCACAGTACAAGAAAGGGGGATGATGAGACCATTGAGTCCTATGTGAAAAGATTGAAGTCCATAGCAGATTCTCTAGCAGCAATCGATAGTCCAATATCAGATTCGGACATGGTGTTGCAACTTCTTGCTGGTTTGCCTAGTGAATACGAGCCCCTCAAGAAAATAATATCATCAAGGTGGCCTCTCCCCACTTTTGAAGACGCTTGTTCCATGGTGTACATGCAGGAACGCAAATTTTTGCAG GATCATCACGAGGAGCAAAATACAACTGATCCTCGTATTGTGGGTGAAGAGGAGTCTTCTGGTTTTACTACCCTAGAGAAAGTGGGTACTGTAGTGAGAGTAGTGAGTACTGTAGTTGTTACTGCAGCTACTGTAGCTGGTGTATTACCTACTGTAGCTGGTGCAGTTGGTGCAGTGGGTGCATCGAGGATGATTGTAGGTTGTGCAGTGTGTGCAGTAGGTGCAGTGGCTAGCTGGAAAGTTTGGCAGTCGCAAAAAAAATTACGGATATGA